A stretch of Imperialibacter roseus DNA encodes these proteins:
- a CDS encoding TolB-like translocation protein, translating into MTILLNYFKHINNRRGMRITKMLLLANVISLSTGLAQEKMEGNSDFPLMEGPYMGQKPPGMVAEPFAPGIISKKGWELEGVFAPGMKEFYFTRDLGEYTSYNPDNFHPTVIGFRQENNVWKKYTEFKRKGEIVFSPDGNRMHMAKGYKDRVGDGWSERKSLGPMFDREDWGIMRLSASAKGTYVFDDYKSNDAIRISTIKDGKRQEPARMGPVVNSGKKTAHPFIAPDESYLIWDSEREGGYGDSDLYISFRQKDDSWGPAINMGDKVNSAQWDAYATVTPDGKYLLFNRKVSGRNTDIYWIDAQIIEILRPQ; encoded by the coding sequence ATGACCATTTTACTCAACTATTTCAAACATATCAACAATAGGAGGGGAATGCGGATCACGAAAATGCTCCTATTGGCGAATGTGATCTCTCTCAGTACCGGGCTTGCTCAAGAAAAAATGGAAGGCAACTCTGATTTCCCACTCATGGAGGGCCCCTATATGGGGCAAAAGCCTCCTGGCATGGTGGCAGAACCATTTGCTCCGGGTATCATCTCAAAAAAAGGCTGGGAGCTAGAGGGCGTCTTTGCCCCGGGTATGAAAGAGTTTTACTTCACGAGAGACCTCGGTGAATACACAAGCTACAACCCCGACAATTTCCACCCAACCGTTATTGGCTTCCGGCAGGAAAACAATGTCTGGAAGAAATACACTGAATTCAAGCGGAAAGGTGAAATCGTTTTCTCGCCTGATGGCAATCGCATGCACATGGCCAAAGGGTACAAAGATCGTGTTGGCGACGGTTGGTCGGAGCGCAAAAGCCTTGGGCCCATGTTTGACCGGGAAGACTGGGGGATTATGCGCCTGTCGGCATCCGCAAAGGGCACCTATGTTTTTGATGACTATAAAAGCAATGATGCGATTCGTATTTCGACCATCAAAGATGGCAAGCGCCAGGAGCCTGCGAGAATGGGGCCAGTGGTCAACTCAGGCAAAAAGACGGCTCATCCATTTATTGCCCCGGACGAGAGCTACCTCATTTGGGATAGCGAGCGGGAGGGGGGATATGGAGACTCTGACCTTTACATCAGTTTCCGGCAAAAAGATGATTCGTGGGGTCCTGCTATCAATATGGGTGACAAGGTCAACTCCGCTCAATGGGATGCCTATGCAACCGTTACCCCTGACGGCAAATACCTTTTGTTTAATAGAAAGGTAAGCGGCCGAAATACGGATATCTACTGGATTGACGCACAAATCATTGAGATTCTCAGACCCCAATAA
- a CDS encoding LytR/AlgR family response regulator transcription factor codes for MDKYTCVIIEDEPLALEKTKGFVEKVPFLHLSATFDNALTGLAYLNSHKVDVLFLDINMDELSGIELLESTKINSQVIITTAYQEYALKGYELKITDYLLKPFTFNRFIQAVNKAQENLSYRHSEPAPEFIFVKTENRLEKIMLNEIVYIEGMRDYRRIHTPTKKIMTLQNFSEFEKLIPPGVICRVHKSYMVSLSKIVSVERGRIRIADQLIPISDTYKDVFYHLIQSRA; via the coding sequence ATGGATAAATATACCTGTGTGATCATTGAAGACGAGCCCCTTGCGTTGGAGAAAACAAAGGGCTTTGTAGAAAAAGTGCCCTTTCTGCATTTGAGTGCCACATTTGACAACGCTCTCACCGGCCTCGCCTATCTCAACAGCCACAAAGTGGATGTACTTTTTCTGGATATCAATATGGACGAGCTGTCGGGAATAGAGCTCCTGGAGAGCACAAAAATCAACAGTCAGGTGATCATTACCACGGCCTACCAGGAGTATGCCCTGAAAGGTTACGAGCTGAAAATTACGGACTATTTGCTAAAGCCCTTTACGTTCAACCGGTTTATACAGGCAGTGAACAAAGCGCAGGAGAACCTCTCCTACCGCCATTCGGAACCGGCCCCGGAATTCATATTCGTGAAAACGGAGAACCGGCTGGAAAAAATCATGCTCAATGAAATAGTTTATATAGAAGGGATGCGTGACTACCGCAGGATCCATACGCCAACGAAGAAGATCATGACCCTGCAGAATTTCAGCGAGTTCGAAAAACTGATTCCGCCGGGCGTAATATGCCGGGTGCACAAGTCGTACATGGTGTCGTTGAGCAAAATTGTATCCGTAGAGCGTGGCCGCATCAGGATAGCCGACCAGCTGATACCGATTTCGGATACCTACAAGGACGTGTTTTACCACCTTATTCAAAGCAGGGCGTAA
- a CDS encoding porin family protein — protein sequence MKKTIKKAIVLGMVALSASSMAQTIDSSSVHITDKKAPVTYMHPLLNLAATSLNHEKGNKAIGGNEKPVMSLQAGLAFQGGISSHFSMVSEVYYMVKGGELGAYNPLTTENGTLRLHAVEAPVLARVHFGKFHVNAGPSVAYNLGGKVKADGRSSKVSFDNNDGLKRFEAGVQVGGGYTFRIKKKLYVLDIRYAHGLTNIAHNDQLYNRNLNISVYYKQPWKKNPLAK from the coding sequence ATGAAAAAAACAATCAAGAAGGCCATCGTACTAGGTATGGTTGCCTTGTCCGCAAGCTCAATGGCTCAAACTATTGACAGTTCGTCGGTTCATATCACTGACAAAAAAGCGCCCGTCACCTACATGCATCCATTGCTTAACCTGGCAGCCACGAGTTTGAACCACGAAAAAGGTAATAAGGCTATTGGAGGCAACGAAAAGCCTGTCATGTCTCTCCAGGCGGGCCTGGCTTTTCAGGGGGGCATCTCTTCCCATTTTTCAATGGTGTCGGAGGTGTACTATATGGTGAAGGGCGGTGAACTTGGAGCATACAACCCTCTGACCACCGAGAATGGAACACTGCGGCTCCATGCAGTAGAGGCACCTGTGCTGGCCAGGGTTCATTTTGGCAAGTTTCATGTAAATGCGGGTCCTTCAGTAGCCTACAACCTCGGCGGCAAGGTGAAAGCCGACGGCAGGTCGAGCAAAGTGTCATTTGATAACAACGACGGTCTCAAACGTTTTGAAGCTGGCGTGCAGGTGGGCGGCGGATACACCTTCCGCATCAAGAAAAAGCTGTATGTGCTGGACATTCGGTATGCACACGGACTCACCAACATTGCTCACAACGATCAACTGTACAACCGCAACCTGAACATCAGTGTGTACTATAAACAGCCCTGGAAGAAGAACCCCCTTGCGAAGTAA
- a CDS encoding NAD(P)-dependent alcohol dehydrogenase — MKAVVYDKYGSPDVLELKEVDKPTPKENEALVKVYATTVTAGDWRLRKADPFLARLFNGLFKPRRVKILGFELAGVIEAVGSKVSTFKNGDAVFASCGLRFGGYAEYTCLPANHLMAMKPSNMTFEEAATVPVGGLTALRFLRQGGIKPGDKVLIYGASGSVGTFGVQLARAFGATVTGVCSTANIPLVAQLGAESILDYTKDEHTTTAERFDIVFDAVGKGTKSQLRHLLKPAGKYVSVAGNAKGKDDDLTALKNLIEAGKLITVIDKRYSLEQIREAHTYVESFRKKGNVVINVIASEGRAG, encoded by the coding sequence ATGAAAGCTGTCGTTTATGACAAATATGGTTCACCCGATGTGCTTGAACTAAAAGAGGTGGACAAACCAACCCCTAAGGAAAATGAAGCGCTGGTAAAGGTTTACGCCACCACAGTAACAGCCGGCGATTGGCGGTTACGAAAGGCCGACCCCTTCCTGGCCCGACTTTTCAATGGGCTGTTTAAACCCAGGCGGGTGAAAATACTGGGCTTTGAGTTAGCCGGAGTAATTGAAGCGGTGGGCAGCAAAGTGAGTACCTTCAAAAACGGAGACGCTGTTTTCGCTTCATGTGGCCTGAGGTTTGGCGGTTATGCCGAGTACACCTGCCTTCCCGCCAACCATTTGATGGCCATGAAGCCGTCGAACATGACGTTTGAAGAAGCTGCCACCGTTCCCGTTGGCGGCTTGACGGCCCTGAGATTTTTGAGGCAGGGCGGCATCAAACCCGGCGACAAAGTATTGATATATGGTGCCTCGGGCAGCGTGGGCACGTTTGGTGTGCAGCTTGCCAGGGCTTTTGGAGCAACGGTGACGGGGGTGTGCAGCACGGCGAACATCCCGCTGGTTGCTCAGCTGGGGGCTGAGTCCATTCTGGATTATACAAAAGACGAACACACAACGACGGCTGAACGCTTCGACATCGTTTTTGATGCGGTTGGAAAAGGTACTAAATCGCAACTTCGGCATTTGCTAAAACCAGCCGGAAAGTACGTTTCGGTAGCCGGCAATGCGAAGGGAAAGGATGATGACCTCACGGCACTGAAAAACCTCATTGAGGCAGGAAAGCTGATCACAGTCATTGATAAACGATACAGCCTGGAACAAATCAGGGAGGCGCACACCTACGTGGAGTCATTTCGAAAAAAGGGAAATGTGGTGATCAATGTGATTGCTAGCGAAGGGCGTGCGGGCTAG
- a CDS encoding DUF4386 domain-containing protein, translating to MKAYNSNRKASLTAGILYLLTFVSVPTLALYGSIHDANYVVSSFPDTPVLIGGILEIVVGLTGIGTALALYPVLKKQNEGLALSLVGFRVLEAATIFVGVMFLLTVVALHQSGAGAGALDISRTLVTMYDRMFLIGQSFMPAINDVVLGILLYKSRLVPRGLSMIGIIGGPVLLAGTFSAMFGLIGQRDPLAGLSAVLVAGFELSLGIYLIRKGFKPSAIANVGPQPLKPLR from the coding sequence ATGAAAGCATACAATTCCAACAGAAAAGCCTCGCTGACGGCGGGCATACTGTACCTGCTCACTTTCGTGTCCGTCCCTACCCTGGCGCTTTACGGGTCGATTCACGATGCAAACTACGTTGTCAGCTCATTTCCGGATACTCCCGTGCTCATCGGGGGTATTCTGGAAATCGTAGTGGGGCTCACCGGCATTGGCACGGCATTGGCACTTTATCCGGTATTGAAAAAGCAAAATGAGGGTCTGGCGCTGAGCCTTGTCGGCTTCAGGGTGCTGGAGGCGGCTACCATCTTTGTCGGGGTGATGTTCCTGCTTACGGTGGTGGCACTGCATCAGTCCGGGGCTGGTGCAGGGGCATTGGATATCAGCCGTACGCTTGTGACGATGTACGACCGCATGTTTCTGATTGGTCAAAGCTTCATGCCTGCCATCAACGATGTTGTGCTTGGGATCTTGCTCTACAAGTCTCGTCTAGTTCCCAGAGGGCTGTCAATGATTGGGATCATTGGCGGGCCGGTGCTGCTGGCGGGCACCTTTTCGGCAATGTTCGGCCTCATTGGGCAACGGGATCCCCTGGCCGGGCTAAGCGCCGTGCTGGTGGCTGGCTTCGAGCTTTCGCTGGGGATTTACCTGATCAGGAAAGGGTTCAAGCCGTCGGCTATAGCGAACGTTGGGCCACAGCCATTAAAACCCCTGAGGTGA